A part of Bacteroidia bacterium genomic DNA contains:
- a CDS encoding SusD/RagB family nutrient-binding outer membrane lipoprotein produces MKKILSLLILVLTSYACTNHFEEINTNPNEAVEVSGDLLLPTVIFNLADMSVNQSYGFGDVVAQYTANYEYNDIDIYRWTSDGRFWGMYDYLQDISDIKAFGVKNALPNYEAVALILEAYCFSILTDAYGDVPYTQANRAAEGIISPAYDTQESIYEGILSSLEKANTLIDPSGTISGDILFQGNMNKWKKFANSLTVRLLMRISNVKDISSTLQQMVDNPATYPVFESTGDDAIYYYAGSTPDLSPYSSGRGREYEYFIAMPTNHFVDLLLANNDPRIHEWLGYKVNDDGSLEYLGVAPGQVLGDIGRPGDFSSKDTSYFSEPAKISGIFMTYSELNFILAEAAETGLISGNAQNYYEAGVQASFAQWNVEMSADFLTTVVPYEAGNTDRIFEQKWLALYHTSVEAWFDWKRTGKPAFLQPGPGNLNGNKIPVRLMYPSLEQSVNGSNYNTASQRIGGDNINSRVWWDK; encoded by the coding sequence ATGAAAAAAATATTATCTCTGTTGATTTTGGTATTGACAAGTTATGCCTGTACCAATCATTTCGAAGAAATAAACACAAATCCCAATGAAGCAGTCGAAGTTTCAGGAGATTTGTTGCTGCCAACCGTAATTTTTAATCTGGCAGATATGAGCGTCAATCAAAGTTACGGATTTGGCGACGTTGTCGCTCAGTACACTGCAAACTACGAATACAACGATATCGATATTTATCGCTGGACAAGCGATGGCCGCTTTTGGGGCATGTACGATTACCTTCAGGACATCAGCGATATCAAAGCTTTTGGGGTAAAAAATGCGCTTCCCAACTATGAGGCCGTTGCATTGATTCTTGAAGCGTATTGTTTCAGCATACTCACCGATGCTTATGGAGACGTGCCTTACACACAGGCCAACCGGGCGGCGGAAGGCATTATTTCCCCGGCTTATGATACCCAGGAATCGATTTACGAGGGCATTCTTAGCAGTCTGGAAAAAGCCAATACCCTCATAGATCCGTCGGGTACCATTTCTGGAGACATTCTGTTTCAGGGTAATATGAACAAATGGAAGAAGTTTGCCAATTCACTAACCGTCAGACTTCTTATGCGCATCTCCAACGTAAAAGATATCTCCAGCACCTTACAGCAAATGGTGGACAATCCGGCGACCTACCCGGTTTTTGAAAGTACCGGAGATGATGCGATCTACTATTATGCAGGGTCTACCCCCGATCTTTCCCCCTACTCTTCAGGCAGAGGCCGGGAGTACGAGTATTTTATTGCTATGCCAACCAATCACTTCGTAGATCTGCTTTTGGCCAATAATGATCCCCGCATTCACGAATGGCTGGGGTATAAAGTAAATGATGATGGTTCGCTCGAATACCTTGGTGTTGCGCCCGGGCAGGTTTTGGGCGACATAGGCAGACCCGGCGATTTTTCGTCTAAAGACACCTCCTATTTTAGCGAACCGGCAAAAATCAGCGGAATATTTATGACTTATAGCGAATTGAATTTTATTCTGGCTGAAGCTGCTGAAACCGGGCTCATCAGCGGAAATGCTCAAAACTACTACGAAGCAGGGGTGCAGGCTTCCTTCGCACAGTGGAATGTAGAAATGTCGGCAGATTTTCTGACCACCGTAGTGCCTTATGAGGCAGGGAATACGGACCGTATATTTGAACAAAAATGGCTGGCCTTATATCACACTAGCGTAGAGGCATGGTTTGATTGGAAAAGAACTGGCAAACCTGCCTTCTTACAGCCTGGCCCCGGCAACCTGAATGGCAACAAGATCCCTGTGCGACTGATGTATCCCAGCCTGGAGCAATCTGTCAACGGTTCCAATTACAACACTGCCTCACAGCGGATTGGCGGTGACAATATTAATTCGCGCGTTTGGTGGGACAAATAG
- a CDS encoding SusC/RagA family TonB-linked outer membrane protein, whose amino-acid sequence MKSAFPALKPLGVICLLGAWALPVFGQMNISGKVSDPDGQPLTGATILVQNTSNGALSDENGAFQISAQKGDTLFVSYIGYEPQKVAIGAQTVLNIILSENTANAEEVLITALGIERDKKALGYAVQSISSENITQTRSTNLINNLSGKLAGVQVTGANNGLASSARVVIRGENSLNINNNSPLFIVDGVPVNNSIYGIGGGNTDQANLPTDYGNGAAEINPDDIESISVLKGAAASALYGSRAANGVIVITTKSGKNQKGLGVSISSSTMFSSPLVLPEVQNQYGGGWGLEYYADFGTNFGPSLNQGLSVVQDGSPGYDNSQAENFSYRYRLEDFFQTGVSTNNQVSVNGGSDKGSFKLAYANSYNTGIVPNTDLTRDNFSLNTSYSPNENWKINVSSTYIKSKSDNLPVAGYGGQGLMYALLWNYTNVDMNWLKDYWLEKDRVQRNIFTWADNPYLIANEHINGFNKDRLFGKISSVYNLTPELSLMLRIGTDYSNDFRQSRRPMGSVYHRNGMYREQTIGYREVNADFLLSYEKTLGDFSTRVSVGGNRLDQSTSESLIEGQGLAIPGIYSLGNINVTPSLYRYDGRKRVNSFYGFANFGYKDFVYMDITGRNDWSSTLPTGENSYFYPSVSLSVIPSEILNMGNTVDFLKARFNIARVGKDTDPFLLSKTYRFATLPNSVTNPNQLPVADLKPEQTDSYEFGIESYLLKRRVRVDLSVYKTISTNQIISFAISQSAGYQSIFANAGRIENAGVELVLGVVPVKTKNFEWNINANFTRNRGKVIELYKDLESYIIGEGPDGVTVEARPGGRMGDIYGNTYVRSDKGEIVYNENGLPLLGDRANVGNYNPDWMLGLSSGIRFKGLNLYALFDFRKGGIIYSYTHAIGTESGILPITLAGREDGIIGEGVVQNPDGSYSPNTTLVSAEDFYYGGIYPRENAEANSFDASYVKLREINLSYSLPVSFLSKAGIKGLSIAAVGNNLFLWTDVPYIDPEAQALNGGTLVPGFEVTQLPSTRSYGFKINLTL is encoded by the coding sequence ATGAAATCCGCCTTTCCTGCGCTAAAGCCGTTAGGAGTCATCTGCCTGTTGGGCGCATGGGCGTTGCCTGTTTTTGGGCAAATGAACATTTCCGGAAAAGTATCTGATCCAGACGGTCAACCGCTCACAGGTGCGACCATTCTGGTACAAAATACTTCCAATGGCGCACTTTCGGATGAGAACGGTGCATTTCAAATTTCCGCCCAAAAAGGCGATACACTTTTTGTCTCATATATCGGTTACGAACCTCAAAAAGTGGCGATTGGAGCTCAAACTGTGCTGAATATCATTCTTTCCGAGAATACGGCCAATGCCGAAGAAGTATTGATCACAGCACTGGGAATCGAAAGAGATAAAAAAGCACTGGGATATGCAGTACAAAGTATTTCATCCGAAAATATCACCCAGACACGCTCTACCAACCTGATCAACAACCTCTCCGGAAAACTTGCCGGCGTACAGGTTACCGGAGCCAACAACGGCCTCGCCAGTTCGGCGAGGGTAGTAATACGCGGTGAAAACTCGCTCAATATCAACAACAACTCCCCGTTGTTTATCGTAGATGGCGTCCCCGTCAACAACTCCATTTACGGCATCGGCGGCGGCAATACCGATCAGGCAAATCTCCCCACCGACTACGGCAATGGCGCCGCCGAAATCAATCCCGACGATATTGAATCCATCAGCGTGCTGAAAGGCGCCGCAGCTTCCGCCCTTTACGGCTCCCGTGCTGCCAATGGCGTGATCGTCATTACCACCAAATCTGGCAAAAACCAGAAGGGACTGGGGGTGAGCATTAGCTCCTCCACGATGTTTAGCAGCCCACTGGTACTTCCTGAAGTACAAAACCAGTACGGTGGCGGCTGGGGGTTGGAGTACTATGCAGATTTCGGGACAAATTTTGGCCCTTCCCTAAATCAGGGACTTTCTGTGGTGCAAGACGGAAGCCCTGGATATGACAATAGCCAGGCCGAAAATTTCAGTTACCGCTACAGGCTGGAAGACTTTTTCCAGACAGGTGTTTCGACCAATAATCAGGTATCTGTAAACGGAGGCAGTGATAAGGGAAGCTTCAAACTGGCTTACGCCAATTCCTATAATACCGGCATCGTACCCAATACCGATCTCACCCGCGACAATTTTAGCCTGAATACCAGCTATAGCCCCAATGAAAACTGGAAGATCAATGTCAGTTCTACCTATATTAAAAGCAAAAGCGACAATCTCCCGGTAGCGGGATATGGCGGTCAGGGACTGATGTACGCACTGCTGTGGAACTACACCAATGTGGATATGAACTGGCTGAAAGACTATTGGCTGGAAAAAGACAGGGTACAGCGGAATATTTTCACATGGGCCGACAATCCCTACCTGATTGCCAATGAGCATATCAACGGATTTAATAAAGACCGGCTCTTCGGAAAAATATCTTCGGTTTACAATCTCACCCCGGAGTTGTCGCTGATGCTGCGGATAGGAACGGATTATTCCAACGATTTCCGCCAGTCGAGAAGGCCTATGGGATCGGTTTATCACCGCAACGGGATGTACAGGGAGCAGACCATCGGATACCGCGAAGTAAATGCAGATTTTCTGCTTAGCTATGAAAAGACTTTGGGGGACTTTAGTACCAGAGTTTCTGTGGGAGGAAACAGACTTGACCAGAGCACTTCCGAAAGCCTGATCGAAGGACAAGGACTGGCTATACCGGGAATTTATTCGCTCGGAAATATCAATGTTACGCCGAGTCTTTACCGGTATGACGGAAGAAAGCGGGTAAATAGCTTTTACGGATTTGCCAACTTCGGCTATAAAGATTTTGTATATATGGACATTACCGGCAGAAACGACTGGTCTTCTACTCTGCCGACCGGAGAAAACTCCTATTTCTACCCATCGGTTTCCCTCAGTGTGATTCCCTCCGAAATACTGAATATGGGAAATACCGTAGATTTTTTGAAAGCAAGGTTTAACATTGCCCGGGTAGGAAAAGACACAGACCCGTTTTTACTGTCAAAAACCTACCGGTTTGCCACTTTGCCCAATAGCGTTACAAACCCCAACCAACTGCCCGTAGCAGATCTGAAACCCGAACAAACCGATTCTTATGAATTCGGGATAGAAAGTTATCTCCTCAAAAGAAGAGTAAGAGTGGATCTCAGTGTCTATAAAACCATTAGTACCAACCAGATCATATCTTTTGCGATTTCGCAGTCGGCAGGGTATCAGTCCATATTTGCCAATGCAGGACGAATTGAAAATGCAGGCGTCGAGCTTGTGTTGGGCGTAGTGCCGGTAAAAACAAAAAACTTCGAATGGAATATCAACGCCAATTTTACCCGTAACCGCGGCAAAGTCATCGAACTTTACAAAGATTTGGAATCGTATATCATCGGAGAAGGTCCGGATGGCGTAACAGTCGAAGCGAGACCGGGCGGCAGAATGGGCGACATTTACGGAAATACCTATGTGAGATCAGATAAGGGCGAAATTGTATATAACGAAAATGGATTACCGCTTCTTGGCGACCGGGCGAATGTAGGCAACTACAATCCCGACTGGATGTTGGGTCTTTCTTCAGGCATTCGCTTTAAAGGATTAAATCTTTATGCACTGTTTGACTTCAGAAAAGGCGGTATTATTTACTCCTATACCCATGCCATCGGAACAGAAAGCGGCATTCTCCCTATTACCCTTGCAGGCCGGGAAGATGGCATTATTGGAGAAGGTGTTGTTCAAAATCCGGATGGCAGTTACAGCCCCAATACTACCCTGGTTTCGGCGGAAGATTTTTACTATGGCGGCATTTACCCCAGAGAGAATGCTGAAGCCAACAGCTTTGACGCATCCTATGTAAAACTTCGGGAAATAAACCTCAGCTACTCGCTACCTGTGTCATTTTTATCCAAAGCCGGAATCAAAGGATTGTCTATCGCAGCAGTGGGGAATAATCTTTTCTTATGGACTGATGTGCCTTATATCGACCCGGAAGCACAGGCCCTCAATGGCGGAACGCTGGTACCGGGTTTTGAAGTCACACAGCTTCCCTCCACACGGTCATACGGCTTTAAAATCAACCTTACCCTTTAA
- a CDS encoding alkaline phosphatase family protein, translating into MKRRSFIKKSGVAAATAFVAPYILPSGRLFARTMSRKANHVVFCLFAGGVRNMESVHQNEGNLMPAMFDGVGSAIPGLDPVPASPWPVKLRSEGTFFQEMRYKEGPTGHFNGHTVAVTGVYTNTGLNLRANPDYPTIFEYYLKHNSPAVTAKNAWWVSNALGPYPALNYSNYPGYGPLYGANHIAPTSLISLATYPSIGQPKQFQFHEEEKVLGIRDFLNKNFDKSLDNSNAGNYNTPDDAAQIRSFIQSMFDKGVSGQFLNPLGVPTANANNDIFTILFAEEVIKNFQPELLVVNMTDVDACHQNFTQYCNNLRKADYAVAHLWKTIQETPGMADDTVLIVVPEHGRNLEGNTVKDIYGRFGIDHTGDNTSREIFSLILGPAGVVNKNQTIGTPSNPVGESIDIVPTIAHILGFDVHIPAGMLPGRVLTEAF; encoded by the coding sequence ATGAAAAGAAGAAGTTTTATCAAAAAATCTGGCGTGGCAGCGGCGACTGCTTTTGTTGCGCCCTATATTCTTCCTTCAGGGCGGCTCTTTGCCCGCACGATGAGCCGTAAGGCAAACCATGTAGTATTTTGCCTGTTTGCCGGCGGGGTACGAAATATGGAATCTGTTCATCAAAATGAAGGAAACCTGATGCCCGCAATGTTTGACGGTGTGGGGTCGGCCATTCCCGGACTTGATCCTGTACCTGCTTCACCCTGGCCGGTAAAACTGCGTTCAGAGGGTACTTTTTTTCAGGAAATGCGGTATAAAGAAGGCCCTACCGGCCACTTCAACGGACATACGGTTGCGGTTACGGGCGTGTATACCAATACCGGGCTGAACCTTCGCGCCAATCCCGATTATCCTACGATTTTTGAATATTATCTCAAACACAATTCCCCGGCGGTAACGGCCAAAAACGCCTGGTGGGTTTCCAATGCACTTGGCCCATACCCGGCGCTGAACTATAGCAATTACCCCGGCTATGGTCCGCTGTATGGTGCCAACCATATTGCACCTACGTCTTTAATCAGTCTGGCTACTTATCCTTCTATTGGTCAGCCCAAACAGTTTCAGTTTCACGAAGAGGAAAAAGTGCTGGGAATCCGCGACTTTCTCAATAAAAATTTTGACAAATCGCTCGACAACAGCAATGCAGGCAACTACAATACCCCTGACGACGCGGCGCAAATCCGGTCATTTATTCAATCCATGTTTGATAAAGGGGTTTCCGGTCAGTTTTTAAATCCGCTCGGCGTCCCTACAGCCAACGCAAACAATGACATTTTCACCATTCTTTTTGCTGAAGAGGTGATTAAAAATTTTCAACCAGAACTGCTGGTGGTAAATATGACCGATGTGGATGCCTGTCACCAAAACTTTACCCAGTACTGCAACAATCTCCGAAAGGCAGATTATGCTGTGGCGCATCTTTGGAAAACGATTCAGGAAACGCCTGGAATGGCCGATGATACTGTGCTCATTGTCGTTCCCGAACATGGACGTAACCTTGAAGGCAATACGGTAAAAGATATTTACGGCAGATTTGGTATTGACCATACCGGAGATAATACTTCCCGGGAAATCTTTTCTCTGATACTTGGACCGGCAGGAGTTGTCAACAAAAACCAAACGATCGGTACGCCTTCAAATCCGGTGGGTGAAAGCATCGACATCGTACCGACCATCGCCCATATTCTGGGATTTGACGTTCACATTCCGGCTGGAATGCTGCCCGGCAGAGTATTGACCGAAGCCTTCTAA
- a CDS encoding alkaline phosphatase family protein: protein MKEIYFYLILIAGLAMSCEKPAPKKAVFIIVDGIPADVIEKVSTPALDNISKAGGYTRAYVGGEPGEYNETPTISAPGYMSLITATWAHKHNVWGNDSLSPNYHYWNVFRTVETVKPELTTAVFSTWLDNRTILIGEGNPEAGDFRIDYAFDGFEKDTVRFPHNNGSDYILAIDELVSTEAAQYIATHAPDLSWVYLEYTDDMGHSFGDSEQFYDAIKTADTQIEKIWEAVKKRQAMGEDWMIVVTTDHGRDATGHDHGGQSDRERTTWITTNSQNLNKKFQQTEPAIMDIGVSLLRHLGITPPQEVADEMDGIPFTGDISFHTLRAKLDENHLLVNWAVVNERGDAEVRLAFTNHFAAGGEDEYITATTVPVKAGNAALTLTEDQLKKYHESGIIKVVLRAPMNVGNRWITIAEAE, encoded by the coding sequence ATGAAGGAAATTTATTTTTATCTGATTTTGATCGCAGGCCTGGCGATGAGCTGCGAAAAACCTGCACCCAAAAAGGCTGTTTTTATTATTGTAGATGGAATCCCGGCCGATGTAATTGAAAAGGTAAGTACTCCTGCTTTAGACAACATATCTAAAGCAGGAGGATACACCCGCGCTTATGTGGGTGGAGAGCCTGGTGAATACAACGAAACCCCAACCATTTCCGCTCCCGGGTATATGAGCCTCATTACCGCCACCTGGGCTCATAAACACAATGTTTGGGGCAATGACAGTCTTTCGCCCAATTACCATTACTGGAACGTGTTTCGCACAGTGGAAACCGTAAAGCCCGAACTTACTACGGCCGTATTTTCCACCTGGCTAGACAACCGCACGATACTGATAGGAGAAGGAAATCCGGAAGCAGGAGATTTCAGGATTGATTATGCTTTTGACGGATTTGAAAAAGATACTGTGCGGTTTCCCCACAACAACGGGTCAGACTATATACTCGCGATAGACGAACTGGTCTCCACAGAAGCCGCGCAGTATATCGCCACCCATGCGCCTGATCTGAGCTGGGTGTACCTCGAATATACCGATGATATGGGCCATTCATTTGGCGATAGCGAACAATTTTACGATGCCATAAAAACAGCGGATACACAGATAGAAAAAATATGGGAAGCGGTCAAAAAAAGACAGGCGATGGGCGAAGACTGGATGATCGTCGTGACTACCGATCACGGACGCGATGCGACCGGGCACGACCACGGTGGCCAGAGCGACCGGGAGCGAACGACCTGGATCACCACCAATAGCCAAAATTTAAATAAGAAATTTCAGCAGACCGAGCCCGCCATCATGGATATTGGCGTTTCGCTGTTGCGACATCTGGGAATCACGCCACCACAGGAAGTAGCAGATGAAATGGATGGAATACCATTTACCGGAGACATTTCCTTCCATACCCTTCGTGCAAAACTGGATGAAAATCATCTGCTTGTAAACTGGGCCGTGGTAAACGAAAGAGGAGACGCAGAAGTACGGCTGGCATTTACCAACCATTTTGCTGCCGGAGGAGAAGACGAATATATAACGGCTACTACAGTACCCGTAAAAGCAGGAAATGCGGCCCTCACACTTACCGAAGATCAGTTGAAAAAGTATCATGAGTCTGGCATTATCAAGGTCGTTTTGCGGGCGCCCATGAATGTCGGCAACCGATGGATAACGATTGCAGAAGCAGAATGA
- a CDS encoding ion channel, producing MSDNKKTPSAKNTGAQSAQPAQATYQDLGFGSKIGRTSKRMINQDGSFNVRRTGGGLGAFHPYQYLITISWTKFHLAVGIFYISINSLFSGLYLLTGIHNLTGTPEMGITMPGWLEDFLHAFFFSMQTFTTVGYGSISPMGFATNMIAGIEALCGLMAFALITGVLYGRFSKATAKIKYSKEALIAPYQDINAFMFRTINRRQNQLIELSVVVTMSWYERVGNEFKQKFAPLPLERDKVTLFPLSWTIVHPITPESPLYGKNQQDVEQMNAEFMIMIQGFDDTFAQIVHSRTSYKYYDLAWGRKFDMIYHTDEETGMIIVEVDKVDQHSEVQLN from the coding sequence ATGTCTGACAACAAAAAAACTCCATCCGCCAAAAATACCGGTGCGCAGTCCGCCCAACCCGCTCAGGCCACTTACCAGGATTTGGGATTTGGTTCCAAAATTGGCAGAACCAGCAAACGTATGATCAATCAGGACGGAAGCTTTAATGTCCGCCGTACCGGAGGGGGATTGGGGGCATTTCACCCCTACCAATACCTGATCACCATTTCATGGACAAAGTTTCATCTGGCAGTAGGCATATTCTATATCAGTATCAACAGCCTGTTTTCGGGACTATACCTTCTCACCGGTATTCACAATCTCACGGGCACACCCGAAATGGGCATAACCATGCCCGGGTGGCTGGAAGACTTTTTACACGCATTTTTTTTCAGCATGCAGACTTTTACGACCGTAGGATATGGTTCCATCAGTCCTATGGGGTTTGCGACCAATATGATTGCAGGCATAGAAGCACTGTGCGGTCTGATGGCATTTGCCCTGATTACAGGTGTACTTTACGGACGGTTTTCCAAAGCTACCGCCAAGATCAAATACAGCAAGGAAGCTTTGATCGCGCCCTATCAGGATATCAACGCCTTCATGTTTCGCACGATCAACCGGAGGCAAAATCAACTGATCGAGCTTTCCGTTGTGGTAACCATGTCTTGGTATGAAAGAGTGGGAAACGAATTTAAACAAAAATTTGCCCCACTTCCTCTTGAGCGCGACAAAGTAACCCTCTTTCCACTTTCCTGGACGATTGTGCACCCCATCACCCCTGAGAGCCCTCTTTATGGAAAAAATCAGCAGGATGTCGAACAAATGAACGCTGAGTTTATGATTATGATACAGGGATTTGACGATACCTTTGCTCAGATCGTCCATAGCCGCACTTCCTATAAGTATTATGACCTCGCCTGGGGTAGAAAATTTGACATGATCTATCACACCGACGAAGAAACCGGTATGATCATCGTCGAAGTTGATAAGGTCGATCAGCACAGCGAAGTGCAGCTGAATTAA